ataaaattaaagttCAAGTCAAAATAACTTTGCATATTTGGACTTCATTGTCCAGCGTGAGCCTTAATTTTATACTTctcttaatatttataaaaaggcACTTCGTGGCAGTTTTTTGTTTGTCACCTtaaaacaattatattttttttacaacagCTTACAAAAATATAGTCTaagaaaatatttctacagtAGTTTCAAAACCATATGGAGGAATCATTACTCACATTTTGATCGGTTTTGTTCATAATATACAGATTATAATAATGTACTTAAGAGTTCATTAAACATAACACAATCACATTGTAATATCACTCACAAAACTATGTCTGACACTAAGTCCTGTCTTCAGACACATTTTATTCACACTTGTGCGTCACACTCCTTTGATTACCCGCAGAATATTGAATATTACCtcttagattaattattattgaaagtttaatttttaaatataaatcagtTTAGTATATTTGtatattcatataatatttaatatcacAATATGAGAGTATTACCGAGGTAATATTCATATTAGGCATGTGCGCACGTTTCACAGTCGGAAATGTATTCATTAGGCTGGATCGGGGACTGCCCGGATATGAACTCTCCAGGCGTTAGTTGGCACAGTTGTACCAGTCTCTACGTCCAGCAAAGCAGTCTTCAGTATTTAGTCCGCTCGATTTGCTAGTGGCGGCTACTGTAAAGTAAAAAGTTGGTATTAAAATGTAAGTTCAATTAGATTggaattttcttggatttcttTCAAGCTGTCTAACTGGATTTATCTTGCGGAGAATTCTAAAAGCGAATTAAAGGAATGCTCATGCTATATCTACGAAATTATTTATTCTACGTTGAAAAGAAATTCATCGATTggtctattataaaatatatgtaagttATATACATTTACTAATGAACAGCTTGAGTAAGTAGTATGtttgaaataattatgaaatattaagtaaaaatgttttgagTATGGCTATGACgtatgttttgtatttgtatgtacacagaattataattatatacaaaaattTGATTGCATGCGGTATTTTATAAACTATTCTATATATATTCGTGACTGTTTATAATCAATCGATGCAGTGACTAGTAGATGGCTGAAAATAATGCATAATATGACGTAAGTGATTGTTGTGATATTTTTAAGATGTAGAAGACCATGAGGCGGCGAAGAAGGAAATGACATCAGTATGGTCCAAATCTGTTGATTGCCTTACCAATATATTATTTTGGCACTTCTATGTTCTTATAATCTCCCCTGACGTCAAGTTCCTTTGATAAGAGAAGGCTAATCTCGCCGGTTCAATTTGAATTTGCTGAGAATTCGCATCGGGTCTAATTGAGTTGTCCAAAGATTTTCCTTCGTTATACGTTCCTATTTTGAAGACAGGTTTTACTCCTTTACCTAAGAAAGGGCTTTTGGTTGTACCCCGCCCAAAGTAGCTCTCCAAATCATCTTTGCTAAGGAAACCTCGTTTAGGTGTATCTGATTTTGTGGGTTTGGTACTGTAACTGTATTCTTTGAAGTCGTATGGATTCTTTGTAGATGTGACAGAGTACTTATTTATTGATGGTGGATATGTACTCGACGGTTTAGTCGCCTCTGTTGATTTCTCTGTGCTCTTAGTTGAGGGTTTCGTTGAAccatagtggaaaaatttgaatGGATTCACTGTTGTCCTTATAGTCGTAgtagttgttgttgttgttgttggtGTCGTCATTGTTGTCGTTGTTGTGGTTGGTGGTGGTGTCGTTGTTGTCGTTGTTGTAGTAGTCGTTGACGTGTATTCCGATTTTGTACTCTTTTGGTAATATGAACTGTATTTATGCTTATATGGTCCTGGCGCTTCCGTGATAGGTACATATGGCTGAGTTGTGGCTTCTTTACTGTATGCGTGTTCATAAAACAATATGTTAATACATAGGATACGTTTGTTGGCTATCTACATAAATTATCATCGACGAGATTATTGCGCATTTCGTTTTGTGTGATAATAACTATGATCCGTTTTCAGTTgtaatattgaaatttaatctaattttgtaatataacaATTATTGGTTATGGTTGTAAAATATTGTGATTTAATCCAATTTTGTATTACAACAATGATTAAATGTTAACTATTGGAATATCTGTGAATGTCTAACATGCGTGTTTCTCCTGCTGTataggtaattttatatttctaatttttctaattttaatgTATGCAAAACATCTATAGATTTTTACAATAAGTCAAGGTGCCACATTTTCATTACTAATATTTAATTCGtaatatataatagatattactGTAGTAATACCGACCTCGTTATGTTTCCGTAAAATGGACTAGTCTCAGGTCGCACGTAGCTTGGCGTATGCTGTGAGTAGTCCGGTATAATATTCTCATGCTCCGTTATACATCGACCGTTTATACAATactgaaaaaatataatcataACATGAGACATTTGGTACGCCTGATATTAAAACAGGAAAATTGGGAGTCCTTTGTTCAGTTTCAGTAATATTAACTGTTTACAGTAACCAACAAATTCGTTTATTTAAcgaatatgtattattataataagacaAACAAAATTATCTTTTGAATAATAAGGTTTCAGACACACAACGTATAATAGCTTCCATATTTATTGGTATTCGATATAtccatataaatgcgaaaatgtgtctgtctgtctgtttttatccttttcacagcctatccgctgaactgattttgacaaaatttggtacagagatagcttgtatttttattgtttttttttattttgtaattttgattgctattttttatcccggaaaatcaattactcacgggtttttcaaaaacctgaatccaaagtcgcgggcatcacctagatTACTTATAAAGTCAAGACTCCCGCTGCTAGTGCTATAATGCGTTGTTTGGGTACGTTAGAGCCATGGAGTAGGCTTGTATTTGCCTTTTTATCGTTGGTACTTACCTGTCCATCGCCACAAGGTGAGCCCTCTGCCGCGGGTCTGTAAGCAACGCAGTATCCGCTTGCTGCGTCGAAGCAGAAAAGTTGGGCACAGACCCGCTCGTCTTTGAAACATGCGCTGAAATTTAAATggttgaatatttttatatcaaaaacAGCTCGAAATTTGaatcataaaaaaaactaatatttccCGTTCCAAAACAACATCTCTCTGGACTAGTAAATTATACATGGTTTGATAACGGTGATggttaggtacttaaaaaaattaatattcattatcGACCCATAAGGAAGATATTAACGAAAGGAAATAATaactacaagtaggtacctggtCCCTCTGTCCTTCCGACATTGGGCGTCCAAAGTGAGTAATCGGCCAGGAAGTACTCGAGGTAACGAATCGTCTTCATGCGGGGAGTTGTATAAGCAGGTCGCGGTGTCACCACTGCAAATTTAACATTCAACTCTTAAAAAAGTTGATCGCAGATGCAGACACCATAACCGTTAAAGAAAATTAACATAATGAACCTGTAGTGTAGTACAAGATTTTACAACTTACGAACGTTGAAACAATTCGGGCACGAAATACAAAAGCGTCAGAGTACCTAAAATAGACCTAAAGATACTTAATACCGTCAACTATGGTGCTAAAAGTTAATTTCATAAgctaaataaaacattaaaatatgcaACTATGAAACAGAAAAACAGGCAAATCAAGTGATTAAAGAGGTACAATATAAGTGGTagatgataagtaggtaggtaagataaggggtagatgcatttgacgattcaaaagtatttgtaaaagttgaattgaacaaaaatatttagaattttaagCATCTTTGTTGAACAGCATAAGAGGCAATTTTCGCAACGTGTTATCAATTATACAAAACGATTGGTACCCAGTTTGAAACTCCTTGTTCTTTCTGtcaatgaatataatataacccCGTTGCAGCATGTTACCATTGGATGCTTTAAATGTGACTAATACCTGATAGGAAACAAAAATTAACTTGTAAAGAAATAACACCAACTTTAAGAAGTGATGGAAGCTCTGGACACTGCAAGGAGACCATCTGAAGCCTTTCTCTGTGTGCCTAAGATCAGACATGATGAAGCCGTCTTCCCATCGGCACTTTTCAGCTCCTGGACCTCCTAAGTATGAAGGCGGTGGACTACCATCGTGAACTGCTCCAAGTCTATAACACCAATAAAAGAAGCGTTAATATGGTTATGAAGGACATGccctatgattggctgagatatttacGCGCCATTCAAAAAATTTTTGGCTAGATAAttggcgtaacttataaaagtggtagtactagtaggtactataatcaTCTTATGGGAAGATCCGATTCCTTTTGGAACATTGGTTGGAACCCTCGATGTGAAAGGAGATTTAGAAATAGACGATAAAAAAGGACCAATAGAAGTAATTTCTTACAAATGTCCGACTTCATGTGCTGCTACAATAATACCGGAGAATCCGCCAGTGTCTTCAATGATGGCGACTGAGTTTACTTTTTCTAACCGCTTGTTCACGACGCAGGCTCCTCCAACGTAAGCGAATcctatatacaaaaatatatatgacTATGTtgttcaaatgaaaaaatatcaaaacaaaaattcaaGGATTTTTCTGGATGGTGATAAGAAAATGAACTATGTATAAAATACTTACGGAGTTGATTTTTCGGATACTTGaagatacttacataaaatatatgaaCAGGATTGTTTGCGATAATTTGATAAGAATAGATTTGAAGGTACTTACAGGGGATGATGTTGCTGATGTAAATGTTGGTCGAAGTTTACAACAAGAAAAGCACATGCGAAGCAAATATTTCTAGTGTTAGGAAATTAAGAAGGCATGCAATTAATATTAGGAACGCGTTGCAAActgttaataaaaatttataagtaaGACCGTACAACTAAAATAAGTATGCAGTagtaaataataggtacttaaaaaacTATAAGTACTTGAGTAATAATAATAGCTGTAAATTTTGGTGAAACTGCTGAGGTGTGTTCGGGAATTAAtccgaattaaaaaaatatcatgccTTTATCGTTTAATGGCTTAATCGGGCAAGGTAATTGAATATTGATAATGGTCTTTAATAGCAGAGTTTGGTCGATACGTAATAGGCAGGTTAGTTTATATTACGATGTCCTCGTGTCATTTAAGTAAGGTAGGGCCAACTGGTCCCTGTGACCTTACGCAACTTTCTTGTTAATGTGAGAAGATGTACCTACGAGAGGTCTTTTGAAAGGTTCGGCGCGCGAGCACCAATCATTATGTCGAAATAAAGGTGGGCGATCTTTGACTTACCATacacataataaaatatgagcAGCAATAAATAAAAGCATCACTTTAAATGCTACGCCTGTTTTATGTTGATGGGTAAGAGCCATCGCATGCTTTACGAAAGACCGATCGGTTTAATGTTGGTCGCATGAGTCATATACATATGAAGGTCTCGAAgagtaatatatttttaagttcaTGGTTTGAATGATGATCTGTACATGACTGAGAGTACTAAACTACGAACAGGAAAATAGTTCAAATCTATATACATGAAAATACTACGAGTAAGTTTACGATAGCTGTTGTGTAGGAAAAAGAGTTTTGCAAAGAAAGATTATTCACAAAGTGCTAATGAAGTCTCGGATTTGAGGGAATAGGTAGGGTGCGTGTTTCTTTCTGGGAAATCGTGTTTAAAATGGACTAGATGAAGTAACAGGCGTGCTTTGGGGGATAACAATCTTTGACACACGCCTACCTGCTGTCCCTCTATTGCACGCATCGTTCGCATATTGCCTCCTGCACATGTCTAGTCTGAAATCCATCGAAATAAAATACTCAataaattgcttcaaatcaaATCGTTTCTTCCTCTGACCTATAGGTATCCGTTTcaattcgaaattcgaatacAATTGCTTCGTATTCTGATCCTGTTcagtattattatcattttcccATAACCGAAACCAGGTGTCAAggacaattaatttaaaaaaaaatagaacattGTCTATGACATATTCAGCGCCATTACCAAATCCCTTACCgcaaacattaaaaataaaattatcaagcCGCATTATTTCACTCGTAAGCCTATGTTAATGCCGAATAGGTCAACACCAGTCGCAACCTTAAAAAGGTTtggttaaaattaaattaccaGCGGTGCCTTTTGTACAGCGACCACCCTTGCGTCGTCGGCACATGTCATACCTGTTGGTGAAATCAGTTTTTGTCTCTTCATTCATCATCGTGATTCATAATATcgattaacatacctattattatttaattttccattgTCTATGGGTGGTAGACATTTGCAAACTTGAAATAATGGCGCCAAATCAAAGTACttaactatttaaaaatataatactcatACTTACCAGAATATCCTTAGGTTTCGAAAGCAATTTATACTTAGATTATACCAACTTAAAATGTAGCAATGCCTAttacggcattccaaaccagtgataaattatttggatgattcaaaaacacttgtaaaagcctacttcaataaaaatcatattctattctaataaaaCAATTGTCTAACTAATAATGGACGTAATACAGGCACAAGTTTTGGATGGTTGCCAGGAATCTCATATAGGTTTATTTTAAGGTTTACCGATACTTTTAATGTTAGCGGCATCCTGCATATCAATTACTGCTTTACATAAAGGTAGTTTGTTTAAGCGTTGGGGctacaatttaaatatagtcAATGCAAAATGATTGTATTGTCATCCCAGGATTACTCAACAGCTTACATATGCAATCATCACGGGTGAAATATTCGTAACATTACAATTGTATTTATCTTTATTATAGGTATCTGTCTACGTATAAGTCAAGGATGGTGTCTACTGATTTTAATGACCATTTCACGACTTCTGcaatatttgaatataaaaaatgATTCGTACACAGTAGCCATACATAATCATTTGTTACTGGTACGAATTTTTGACCAGTTCCGACACTACTATTTAACTTTTAGTCAAATGTCACAAGTGTCACACCCTCTCTTGCGATCGAATAAAGTGTTCGGCTCTAAAACTGGCACAAGGTCTTGACATGCAAAACTATCGAATCTTGCGAAGCTGTTCCCCGCATGTTCCGGgtcttttttattgaaaaaaattattctatttGTTAAACAAGAGTGTAGTTATAAACCTATCTCAtagtatgtgcgttttaaccaattaatatcacttgctctaatggtgaaggaaaaaatcgcgaggaaacctgcataagTATCTCAAGTGAGACTGAGTTtgccataatattctcaaagatgaagtctggcaatccgcacttggccagcatggtgggctatggccaaccccttcttattctgagaggagacccgtgctcagtaagtagtgagccggcaatgagttgatgatgatgatgccaGTTCAGTTAACAATGAAACATTGCGAAATTAGTACGAGTCATCCTATTAGCATTTAGGCGGAGTAAAAGTCTTGAGCTAACTTGACAGACATGCCTGAAAATACGACTACACGATAAATAAACACGTCGATTCAGCCTACCAAGTCCATGATAGTAGGTGCATGTTGATCACtgaaaacatacctacctaggttcACAAAGGATATAATAACCAACTTACTTGGTGATAGCAACGGCGATATCATACACTGGCAGTCTTCTCTCTCTGAAGAGATACTTGCCCATGTCAGTGAGCGCTGCTGCCGAGTCGATGGCGTCGCGGCCCACGCGGTTCCTTTCTAGATATGGCGTTGCATCACGACCCTGGAACACAAACATATACAATCATTTGAGATGGTCTGACTAGTGCCATATAATCTACCTACTGACGACGTTGGCTTGCAAAATGGCAGATATCATCCTGCCTGCAGGTGAACAAAGAACCAGTCTTAACCACCAGttttttaaaccgacttcaaaaaaggaggaggttctctattcgactgtatgttttttttttgcatgctaacattttttggagtctgTGCCAAtaaggtgccaatgtggagtcacaaacaatatgaagagtagaCGGTTCGCGCGGTTAATTgacaccggctccaaaaaatgttcatTTAGAACTACATTAATTcttgtatatataatatactcagtaataaattaaattatattttgtttttagtgtttgtggttattgaggtcggttttttttgaaattttttttagactagcgcttggtttCAATCAGACTTGtcggcaagtgatgatgcaacctaatatagagcgcgcttgcctagcagatgcctattcactcttgacatgTGCTATGCTTTATGCAATCGCTCACTGAACTTTCTTTTACGCTGTTTATCCACACCACGCAACTGTTACCGCCATGAAAGAAGAGTAAAAGAGATGATTGAAGAGTAGTTTTCCATTCCATGTTCTTGGCTACTCTGCCTTGACTGAGAGTCTCGCTTTTTCAAGATCTGCCTCAATGGACTTCTCACACGTGTTGGTTCGTCGACTAGATTTCCATCGACCGACAGGCTGCCGTTGGAACCAGTGGCGTGCAAAGGGATcaaagccagggtaagcattaggtaagtacttacctatttaatatgAGCATTGAACTACATATTTCAACTAGGATAAGCTATGTCTTTATGCCTCTATGATGTACGTCTTTCCACGATTGGAGCGCAACTTGAGCAGCGTTTGTCTATTATTTAGTCgacataaatatattttttgttccgaaaaatcaaagaattcccccaggatttttaaatctaaatccacgtcgCATCCGTCATctatataataagaaaaaaattgtaggcCTACGACTACTAAAAAATTTACACGGTGAATTTTCCAAGCTTTTTTTGTAATGAATCTCAAGAAAACTTACTAGCGGCTGCCTAGGTATCGAAAATGTGAAACGAAAAACAGGctaattatatttaagtactttagtaataaaaaaaaattatagagtttacctacctacctaggtattatattattatttagatagctaggtaataattacctacctacatcgtTTTCCGCTAATTTGGTCTGAAAGTCGTCTAACTGTCGACATTTACAAATTATCCAAATATCAATTAAGTAACTAATGGGTCTgtgctaaataaataaaaatcgagcATAATTAACATAATTGGATGAAATGGTAGGTAATATTAAGCAGTTTTCACATAGCTATAAATCTTTGTAGGAATTGATTCACGTGTGTAATGAAACGTGATTTTATACAAACTTTACCTTGAACTATTAGACAAAATTTCCTACTAGTAGAGCAGAGGCAGCTGTGAGCTGCTGATGCatactaaatgttttttagAGCGCACAGAAACATCTACTGCTCATGGCTCAAATTCTTTGTGGTTTATTACGGACTTCCAAATAACAGCAATAAATAGATATATGCCTACCTAATAAAACCAGTCGATATTCACCATAATATAAAACCCAACCGGTCAAACGTTAGGTTCAAATAAAACGTGATTTTTCATTTGTGGTGTTGCAGGTGTTGCTAATTTATAcaaattaattcaattttttttgttaacatcTGGTTTCGCTTCTAGccgtttattatttttcatctgTTCTTTTATGATACCAACCCAAGAAAATAATAGTTATGAATCTCAGTGCTCAGAACTAATACTCTATCTAATCTGTGCTTTGGATTTTTTCTgtatgaattaatatttttattacaatattatataggtctaactaaaataactataaatatgataaaattttaataattttccatAGTTaaaacaaagtatttttttaatattcattaaatttaataaatcaggCAGAAGAAGTCGTAAGCCGTTGCCTCGATAGTGATGgcgccaaaaaaaaaaaaaaattgccagttACGTTTACGCGGCATTTTGTACGAACTTTTTCTGATAtttcaattgaatttataacgttaatttaaaatattattgataaaaatgGCTAGTGaagcaattttaaaatatctagtgGATACAAATAGACCTTATTCATGTGCAGATGTTACAGTTAACTTAAGAGGGGCTTACACGAAAAATGCAGTTCAAAAAGCTCTTGATGCTTTAAATGAGTcgggtaaaataaaatgtaaattgtaTGGCAAACAAAAAGTTTATGCTGCTTTACAGTTAGAAAATGTGGAAGAAAGTTCTGACACTGAAggtaaagtatttttaatttttacctaagttggtaaataggtagatagtaagtaggtatttccagtaggtaggtattattataggtCGGTCGATATGGTTTGTATTAGTCGTTCTGTAGCAAAAATCCGATCGAATTGTTGTTTTATTCgtaattataaacaattagAAGAAAAAGTAAgctcataggtaggtacctacttatatgagagagtaattttttttttcagattacGACACTCAAATAAGCAACATAACGAATGTTTTAAACGACAAAACGTCCGACTTAAAGAAGGCAGAAGCTAATCTTAAGAACCTTGTATCTGCCCCCACAAATGATATGACAAAATCTCAAATAGAGGAAGTTAAAAATAGCATAGATAAACTGGAAAAGAAATTGAACGATCTACATAACACTACAGAGGTCATAAGTGCTGGTGAAAAGAAAATTCTTTTGGAGCAACACGAAAAGGCTCTAAAagaatataggtaagtaggcacATTTTTTAAGACTTGGATTTTAACAAAGTGCAAGGACGCGCGATGGATTGCATTTCAAATTGAAATAAGGTCACCTACCGACTTTTTTTGGAACTACTTAAATATGGAATATATAGGTAAGCATCTGATTTCAGAATGCTTTACCTTTATttacccgtaaaatacggggcatctagCAATCCTACCGGCAACGCACCTCGAATTttttgaagttatgtgcgttaaataaacaaaatatatcgcttgctttaacgaGGAAGGAAGACGTCACACGTCGGGAGGAAACTTACTCTTATTATTCAGAAAGGAGCCCCCAGTGCTCAATTTAGTGAGCCAGCGATATATATTGAATTGAGACATTCTTAGTTTAAACCAATAGTTTTTActactattaatattttaaaatattatatacataatattaattaatttctataAATGTAATGTTAAAAAAgacctgtttttagggttccgtacctcaaaaaaaaacggaacccttataggatcactttgttgtctgtctgtccgtctgtccgtctgtcgtgtctgttaagaaaactagttttaactttttttcaCTTAGTCATAAGCACCAGACATGCACCAGACCTAAAATGCAGTGCAAACTGCAAACCACATCGGATTTTTGATATATGCTCTTTATTTCTTTGGCAGGAAACGTAAAAGGATCTCTTCTGATATGCTGGATGCGGTGTTGGAAGGCTACCCTAAATCGAAAAAGAGTTTTCTAGAAGAGTTTTGTATAGAAACCGATGAAATGGTTAATTTTAGTCTTAAAACACAATAGTGTTCCAATTTTTCAATAAACATTATTAACTGAATAAgcagttttatttatatctatgtaGATGACATCTGCGACTTCGCGAGCAtgggttttttaataatccagagttgcaacttaattttcagataaaaatagcctataacCGTTCGACCAGAAGCAAGTTATCTCTATAGtactgtaagcttggcccatattaattatctataaaacatagttggcgccactcaaatcataacatcatattagaaggcgtcattgattggctgaagttgttcaacatctgatcgataaacgtactgtatataaaattcttatagtttttagttgatgaattgtagcataataaaggataatatttgtaatcaatatataagatgaaaacatctttattacttagatgatttgtgaaacgagcttgatgatttgtatattagtcactaagtttattcattgtacaatttggattggccgataacgataagataaaaaggggagtggctaataaacgtggagaggttacctgtaagagtggttttaaaacgacgacattcaaaaatatactaacgtaagaggaacaacatttatttgacacaaatgtaaaagttaataaatttaaatatgaaataaaagtgtaataatttatcataaagattgtgtttgtgatttcgtcagaccttacccaaaaggtcagaagagggacatcaagaaaatataatattttcttgtcacgctcacgactcagagaaacaagtggaaatatacagaggaacgagaaagaagtggaggtctagtagaccacagacattttggagcacaaggccaatatttgggcctcaatatatcaaagtacctagtcatggcatcaaaggatttctggataaacgggtaggatctttccatgattttatttttattgatacctattaatggtaattttttttttatttgtgtgggttttcgttttgtttgttctacatttagttatcattttgttagaaagctttgctccgagttggaatggaaattatataacgttatgatacctagaattacccacatgtttataattcatcttgtatattggttatacaaatgcgatcgaccttcaaattgtggtttaaataacattgaggtatttagaaggcttattttacaatgaaaaatgaaaaatgtttatttacaaaatacagtcttgtacaattttcctgtgtctgtgtggtggtacccgcactaggttatcctgtatcgtggg
The window above is part of the Maniola jurtina chromosome 5, ilManJurt1.1, whole genome shotgun sequence genome. Proteins encoded here:
- the LOC123865168 gene encoding homologous-pairing protein 2 homolog, coding for MASEAILKYLVDTNRPYSCADVTVNLRGAYTKNAVQKALDALNESGKIKCKLYGKQKVYAALQLENVEESSDTEDYDTQISNITNVLNDKTSDLKKAEANLKNLVSAPTNDMTKSQIEEVKNSIDKLEKKLNDLHNTTEVISAGEKKILLEQHEKALKEYRKRKRISSDMLDAVLEGYPKSKKSFLEEFCIETDEMVNFSLKTQ